One segment of Drosophila ananassae strain 14024-0371.13 chromosome 3R, ASM1763931v2, whole genome shotgun sequence DNA contains the following:
- the LOC6503774 gene encoding sodium/hydrogen exchanger 3 isoform X15: protein MSNLTEQDYDSATPALEQQMNLARRACWRSGKDLPTTASPNPAKPPSDESKTKIEPETKARVTKATCNASPSGLFGKRAVLLLALCLLLGLSQGRPNMSVTPGKDSGLDAGAVTQLNLAQPPPTADVAKDGDEPTEHPSHRLPRAEPLKSNEQNPTDEEEGGHKMERYPLSSVDFGRVKTPFIIGIWILSASIAKIGFHMTPKLHLIFPESCLLIVVGVVIGVVLYFCTDVAVSPLTPNTFFFYMLPPIILDAGYFMPNRLFFDNLGTILLMAVVGTIFNIATIGGSLYACGLFGIYGEGETPGLMDVFLFASLISAVDPVAVLAVFEEIHVNEILYIVVFGESLLNDAVTVVMYHMMESYNEIGLDKIIAQDIASGVGSFFVVALGGTAIGIIWGFLTGLVTRFTDHVRVIEPIFIFVMAYLAYLNAEIFHMSGILAITFCGITMKNYVESNISQKSHTTVKYALKMLSSSAETIIFMFLGVATVNNMHVWNTWFVVLTIAFCSVFRVIGVILLSAIANRFRLHKLSRVDQFVMSYGGLRGAVAFALVLLVDENVVKQKNMFVTTTIAVIYFTVFLQGITIKPLVKILNVKRANKRKPTMNERIHERFMDHLMAGIEDIVGKTGNYNVRDKFKRFDNRFIRPLLIRDLKGAEPKIIETYSKLTMRDAMEVMRRNPSTIGQMTGTESMSALFRNYTNNYIGGSPSLTNLDNTCSRNLDMAELDYNPSKKDLTDAKIHHLLAEELKPYRRHRRLSYSRHAVDDRDLSTQVNYKMQMNFRRMFNDRKHHKRSKRGASNKEPKENVKQNHVSFHDFQQNGTTKQLTNAEECQQNPNEINVVGPSDDWDDGLTFTAKSSPDSDRANNNSLIAHIQNLPGFDASKARIVVQHYAPKVDDSPEPELDSPDPPVGPTAAELILPWRRDRSYQSIVAEHPIPEEDRNLSRESDGERRVATPTATESQLPWKRQGDECTDAVQQNEFPAWASNKEYLAYNSPSATFLGGINKPKQPKSVIGLFRRESSSSKAGSTGIGSTGTVDGAASSADPMVVPSSQAIQPPAVGGGPGPSTSMQNPRLDKRSQSISSGSLGAGAHQLGPDGHSGPFPVTASHRRNVRRGSMLELSGDTIPEESSYQHGHSKSLCEPADSDDWDGAPLSAASGANSERMMRSGREPLLPRPSNTPRAQIRRMNAGAVGGAVGSLGGRKNQVTKALLDYEDSETDSEEDDDDDEDEDFDLYDDENIVVTTFTTPAAPGARRPGSSPGSGSDATTTTTSIRLTRNNDESII, encoded by the exons ATGAGCAACCTTACGGAACAGGACTACGACAGTGCCACGCCGGCACTGGAACAGCAAATGAATCTGGCCAGGCGAGCCTGCTGGAGAAGCGGCAAGGACCTCCCCACGACAGCCAGTCCTAATCCTGCAAAACCACCGAGTGatgaaagcaaaacaaaaatagaacCAGAAACTAAAGCCAGAGTTACGAAAGCAACCTGCAATGCCAGCCCGAGTGGGCTCTTCGGTAAACGGGCCGTCCTGCTCCTGGCGCTGTGCCTCCTCCTTGGCCTCTCCCAGGGGAGACCGAACATGAGTGTGACTCCTGGCAAGGACAGTGGTCTGGATGCGGGTGCGGTCACCCAGCTAAAT CTGGCCCAGCCACCGCCGACTGCCGACGTTGCCAAGGATGGTGATGAGCCCACGGAACACCCATCCCACAGACTGCCACGTGCCGAGCCGCTCAAGTCCAATGAACAGAATCCCACAGACGAGGAGGAGGGTGGCCACAAAATGGAAAGGTATCCGCTCTCCAGCGTGGATTTTGGCCGTGTTAAGACGCCGTTCATCATCGGAATCTGGATCCTGTCGGCCAGTATAGCCAAGATTG GATTCCATATGACGCCCAAATTGCATCTAATATTTCCGGAGTCGTGCCTGCTGATTGTCGTGGGTGTGGTCATTGGTGTAGTTTTATATTTCTGCACCGATGTCGCCGTATCCCCCCTAACACCGAACACATTCTTCTTCTATATGCTGCCGCCGATTATCCTGGACGCCGGTTACTTTATGCCCAATCGATTGTTCTTCGACAACCTGGGCACCATTCTGCTGATGGCGGTGGTCGGAACCATCTTCAATATTGCCACCATTG ggggttCCCTCTACGCCTGCGGCCTGTTTGGCATTTACGGGGAGGGCGAGACTCCGGGCCTGATGGACGTCTTTCTGTTCGCCTCCCTTATATCCGCCGTAGATCCGGTGGCTGTGCTGGCCGTGTTCGAGGAGATTCATGTCAACGAGATCCTGTacattgttgtttttggcgAGTCCTTGCTAAACGATGCCGTTACT GTTGTCATGTACCACATGATGGAGTCCTACAACGAGATTGGCCTAGACAAGATAATTGCCCAGGACATAGCCAGTGGAGTGGGTTCCTTCTTTGTGGTTGCCCTAGGAGGCACTGCCATAG GCATCATCTGGGGTTTCCTCACTGGTCTAGTCACTCGGTTTACGGATCATGTTCGTGTCATAGAAcctattttcatttttgtaaTGGCCTATCTGGCCTACCTCAATGCGGAAATCTTTCACATGAGCGGTATCTTGGC CATCACATTCTGTGGCATCACAATGAAAAACTATGTGGAATCGAATATATCCCAAAAGTCCCACACGACTGTTAAATATGCCTTGAAAATGCTGTCCAGTTCGGCGGAGACCATTATCTTTATGTTCCTAGGCGTGGCCACGGTGAACAATATGCACGTATGGAATACGTGGTTTGTGGTGCTGACCATCGCCTTCTGTTCAGTGTTTCGTGTGATAG GAGTAATTCTACTGTCGGCCATTGCCAATCGCTTCCGCTTGCACAAGTTGTCGCGAGTGGATCAGTTTGTGATGTCCTATGGTGGATTGCGTGGTGCTGTTGCCTTCGCCTTGGTCCTGTTGGTGGATGAGAATGTGGTCAAGCAGAAGAACATGTTTGTTACCACCACAATAGCTGTGATCTACTTTACTGTCTTCCTGCAAGGCATCACCATCAAGCCGCTGGTGAAGATCCTGAATGTGAAGCGAGCCAATAAACGCAAGCCCACCATGAACGAGCGTATTCACGAAAGA TTCATGGATCACTTGATGGCCGGCATTGAAGATATTGTGGGCAAGACAGGCAACTACAATGTGCGTGATAAATTCAAGCGTTTCGACAATCGCTTCATTCGCCCTCTGCTGATCAGAGATCTAAAG GGCGCTGAGCCGAAGATCATCGAGACGTACTCCAAACTGACAATGCGCGATGCCATGGAGGTGATGAGACGAAATCCATCGACCATTGGCCAGATGACGGGCACCGAGTCGATGAGCGCCCTGTTCCGGAATTATACCAATAACTATATTGGCGGCAG TCCCAGCTTGACAAATCTTGACAATACTTGTTCCCGCAATCTGGATATGGCCGAGCTTGATTATAATCCATCCAAAAAGGATCTGACTGATGCCAAGATCCATCATCTCTTGGCCGAAGAACTAAAGCCTTATAGAAGG CACCGTCGTCTTAGTTATAGCCGACACGCAGTAGATGACAGAGATTTGTCCACCCAG GTCAATTATAAGATGCAAATGAACTTCCGGCGAATGTTCAATGATCGGAAACATCACAAGCGCAGCAAACGTGGTGCCAGCAATAAG GAGCCCAAGGAGAATGTCAAACAAAATCATGTCTCTTTCCATGATTTTCAACAGAACGGCACCACCAAGCAGCTCACCAATG CCGAGGAGTGCCAACAGAACCCCAACGAGATCAATGTTGTTGGCCCCAGCGACGATTGGGATGACGGCCTGACCTTCACCGCCAAATCATCAC CTGACTCGGATCGCGCCAATAACAATTCCCTGATAGCCCACATCCAAAACCTTCCCGGTTTTGATGCCTCCAAGGCCCGCATCGTCGTCCAGCACTATGCGCCCAAGGTGGACGACAGTCCGGAGCCAGAGTTAGACTCCCCGGATCCGCCCGTCGGGCCAACGGCGGCCGAGTTGATATTGCCTTGGCGGCGGGACCGATCATACCAGAGCATTG tGGCTGAACATCCGATACCCGAGGAGGATCGCAACCTTTCGCGTGAATCTGATGGCGAAAGGCGAGTGGCCACACCCACTGCCACGGAATCCCAGCTGCCGTGGAAACGCCAGGGCGACGAGTGTACGGATGCAGTGCAGCAGAACGAGTTTCCCGCCTGGGCCTCGAACAAGGAGTACTTGGCCTACAACTCCCCCAGTGCAACATTCCTAG GTGGTATAAACAAGCCTAAACAGCCCAAGTCCGTCATAGGTCTCTTCCGGCGTGAGAGTTCCAGCTCCAAGGCCGGCAGCACCGGAATCGGCAGTACGGGTACCGTGGATGGCGCCGCCAGCAGCGCAGATCCCATGGTTGTGCCTTCCTCCCAAGCCATCCAACCGCCGGCGGTGGGTGGCGGACCGGGTCCGTCGACATCGATGCAAAATCCCCGGCTGGACAAGCGCTCCCAGTCGATATCATCCGGTTCGCTGGGCGCCGGAGCCCATCAACTCGGACCGGATGGCCATTCCGGTCCATTTCCGGTTACGGCTAGTCATCGGCGGAATGTGCGCAGAGGCTCCATGCTGGAGCTGAGCGG TGACACAATACCCGAGGAGTCGTCGTACCAGCATGGCCACTCCAAGTCCCTCTGCGAGCCGGCGGATTCGGATGACTGGGATGGAGCACCTCTGTCCGCCGCCAGCGGGGCTAACAGCGAGAGAATGATGCGGAGCGGGCGGGAACCGCTCCTGCCACGCCCCTCCAACACACCCCGCGCCCAAATCCGACGCATGAACGCCGGGGCCGTGGGCGGGGCAGTTGGTAGCCTGGGCGGCCGTAAGAATCAGGTGACCAAAGCCCTACTCGACTACGAGGACTCCGAAACGGACTCCGAAGAggacgacgatgatgatgaggaCGAGGATTTCGATCTGTACGATGACGAGAACATTGTGGTGACCACCTTTACCACGCCAGCAGCTCCGGGCGCCAGGAGACCCGGATCGAGTCCTGGTTCCGGATCGgatgccaccaccaccacgacGAGCATTCGGctgacccgcaacaacgacgAGAGCATCATTTGA
- the LOC6503774 gene encoding sodium/hydrogen exchanger 3 isoform X13 has product MSNLTEQDYDSATPALEQQMNLARRACWRSGKDLPTTASPNPAKPPSDESKTKIEPETKARVTKATCNASPSGLFGKRAVLLLALCLLLGLSQGRPNMSVTPGKDSGLDAGAVTQLNLAQPPPTADVAKDGDEPTEHPSHRLPRAEPLKSNEQNPTDEEEGGHKMERYPLSSVDFGRVKTPFIIGIWILSASIAKIGFHMTPKLHLIFPESCLLIVVGVVIGVVLYFCTDVAVSPLTPNTFFFYMLPPIILDAGYFMPNRLFFDNLGTILLMAVVGTIFNIATIGGSLYACGLFGIYGEGETPGLMDVFLFASLISAVDPVAVLAVFEEIHVNEILYIVVFGESLLNDAVTVVMYHMMESYNEIGLDKIIAQDIASGVGSFFVVALGGTAIGIIWGFLTGLVTRFTDHVRVIEPIFIFVMAYLAYLNAEIFHMSGILAITFCGITMKNYVESNISQKSHTTVKYALKMLSSSAETIIFMFLGVATVNNMHVWNTWFVVLTIAFCSVFRVIGVILLSAIANRFRLHKLSRVDQFVMSYGGLRGAVAFALVLLVDENVVKQKNMFVTTTIAVIYFTVFLQGITIKPLVKILNVKRANKRKPTMNERIHERFMDHLMAGIEDIVGKTGNYNVRDKFKRFDNRFIRPLLIRDLKGAEPKIIETYSKLTMRDAMEVMRRNPSTIGQMTGTESMSALFRNYTNNYIGGRWAPPTIYTTCPSLTNLDNTCSRNLDMAELDYNPSKKDLTDAKIHHLLAEELKPYRRHRRLSYSRHAVDDRDLSTQVNYKMQMNFRRMFNDRKHHKRSKRGASNKEPKENVKQNHVSFHDFQQNGTTKQLTNAEECQQNPNEINVVGPSDDWDDGLTFTAKSSLAEHPIPEEDRNLSRESDGERRVATPTATESQLPWKRQGDECTDAVQQNEFPAWASNKEYLAYNSPSATFLGGINKPKQPKSVIGLFRRESSSSKAGSTGIGSTGTVDGAASSADPMVVPSSQAIQPPAVGGGPGPSTSMQNPRLDKRSQSISSGSLGAGAHQLGPDGHSGPFPVTASHRRNVRRGSMLELSGLIATGRRPSRILQFSPGATNLLESATITSPSPPPPPPTTTTTTTSRTTKTTSTSTTKNHTNNSTETTSGSASYSTPTSPRSEDSATYYPNDTIPEESSYQHGHSKSLCEPADSDDWDGAPLSAASGANSERMMRSGREPLLPRPSNTPRAQIRRMNAGAVGGAVGSLGGRKNQVTKALLDYEDSETDSEEDDDDDEDEDFDLYDDENIVVTTFTTPAAPGARRPGSSPGSGSDATTTTTSIRLTRNNDESII; this is encoded by the exons ATGAGCAACCTTACGGAACAGGACTACGACAGTGCCACGCCGGCACTGGAACAGCAAATGAATCTGGCCAGGCGAGCCTGCTGGAGAAGCGGCAAGGACCTCCCCACGACAGCCAGTCCTAATCCTGCAAAACCACCGAGTGatgaaagcaaaacaaaaatagaacCAGAAACTAAAGCCAGAGTTACGAAAGCAACCTGCAATGCCAGCCCGAGTGGGCTCTTCGGTAAACGGGCCGTCCTGCTCCTGGCGCTGTGCCTCCTCCTTGGCCTCTCCCAGGGGAGACCGAACATGAGTGTGACTCCTGGCAAGGACAGTGGTCTGGATGCGGGTGCGGTCACCCAGCTAAAT CTGGCCCAGCCACCGCCGACTGCCGACGTTGCCAAGGATGGTGATGAGCCCACGGAACACCCATCCCACAGACTGCCACGTGCCGAGCCGCTCAAGTCCAATGAACAGAATCCCACAGACGAGGAGGAGGGTGGCCACAAAATGGAAAGGTATCCGCTCTCCAGCGTGGATTTTGGCCGTGTTAAGACGCCGTTCATCATCGGAATCTGGATCCTGTCGGCCAGTATAGCCAAGATTG GATTCCATATGACGCCCAAATTGCATCTAATATTTCCGGAGTCGTGCCTGCTGATTGTCGTGGGTGTGGTCATTGGTGTAGTTTTATATTTCTGCACCGATGTCGCCGTATCCCCCCTAACACCGAACACATTCTTCTTCTATATGCTGCCGCCGATTATCCTGGACGCCGGTTACTTTATGCCCAATCGATTGTTCTTCGACAACCTGGGCACCATTCTGCTGATGGCGGTGGTCGGAACCATCTTCAATATTGCCACCATTG ggggttCCCTCTACGCCTGCGGCCTGTTTGGCATTTACGGGGAGGGCGAGACTCCGGGCCTGATGGACGTCTTTCTGTTCGCCTCCCTTATATCCGCCGTAGATCCGGTGGCTGTGCTGGCCGTGTTCGAGGAGATTCATGTCAACGAGATCCTGTacattgttgtttttggcgAGTCCTTGCTAAACGATGCCGTTACT GTTGTCATGTACCACATGATGGAGTCCTACAACGAGATTGGCCTAGACAAGATAATTGCCCAGGACATAGCCAGTGGAGTGGGTTCCTTCTTTGTGGTTGCCCTAGGAGGCACTGCCATAG GCATCATCTGGGGTTTCCTCACTGGTCTAGTCACTCGGTTTACGGATCATGTTCGTGTCATAGAAcctattttcatttttgtaaTGGCCTATCTGGCCTACCTCAATGCGGAAATCTTTCACATGAGCGGTATCTTGGC CATCACATTCTGTGGCATCACAATGAAAAACTATGTGGAATCGAATATATCCCAAAAGTCCCACACGACTGTTAAATATGCCTTGAAAATGCTGTCCAGTTCGGCGGAGACCATTATCTTTATGTTCCTAGGCGTGGCCACGGTGAACAATATGCACGTATGGAATACGTGGTTTGTGGTGCTGACCATCGCCTTCTGTTCAGTGTTTCGTGTGATAG GAGTAATTCTACTGTCGGCCATTGCCAATCGCTTCCGCTTGCACAAGTTGTCGCGAGTGGATCAGTTTGTGATGTCCTATGGTGGATTGCGTGGTGCTGTTGCCTTCGCCTTGGTCCTGTTGGTGGATGAGAATGTGGTCAAGCAGAAGAACATGTTTGTTACCACCACAATAGCTGTGATCTACTTTACTGTCTTCCTGCAAGGCATCACCATCAAGCCGCTGGTGAAGATCCTGAATGTGAAGCGAGCCAATAAACGCAAGCCCACCATGAACGAGCGTATTCACGAAAGA TTCATGGATCACTTGATGGCCGGCATTGAAGATATTGTGGGCAAGACAGGCAACTACAATGTGCGTGATAAATTCAAGCGTTTCGACAATCGCTTCATTCGCCCTCTGCTGATCAGAGATCTAAAG GGCGCTGAGCCGAAGATCATCGAGACGTACTCCAAACTGACAATGCGCGATGCCATGGAGGTGATGAGACGAAATCCATCGACCATTGGCCAGATGACGGGCACCGAGTCGATGAGCGCCCTGTTCCGGAATTATACCAATAACTATATTGGCGGCAGGTGGGCACCGCCAACCATATACACCACCTG TCCCAGCTTGACAAATCTTGACAATACTTGTTCCCGCAATCTGGATATGGCCGAGCTTGATTATAATCCATCCAAAAAGGATCTGACTGATGCCAAGATCCATCATCTCTTGGCCGAAGAACTAAAGCCTTATAGAAGG CACCGTCGTCTTAGTTATAGCCGACACGCAGTAGATGACAGAGATTTGTCCACCCAG GTCAATTATAAGATGCAAATGAACTTCCGGCGAATGTTCAATGATCGGAAACATCACAAGCGCAGCAAACGTGGTGCCAGCAATAAG GAGCCCAAGGAGAATGTCAAACAAAATCATGTCTCTTTCCATGATTTTCAACAGAACGGCACCACCAAGCAGCTCACCAATG CCGAGGAGTGCCAACAGAACCCCAACGAGATCAATGTTGTTGGCCCCAGCGACGATTGGGATGACGGCCTGACCTTCACCGCCAAATCATCAC tGGCTGAACATCCGATACCCGAGGAGGATCGCAACCTTTCGCGTGAATCTGATGGCGAAAGGCGAGTGGCCACACCCACTGCCACGGAATCCCAGCTGCCGTGGAAACGCCAGGGCGACGAGTGTACGGATGCAGTGCAGCAGAACGAGTTTCCCGCCTGGGCCTCGAACAAGGAGTACTTGGCCTACAACTCCCCCAGTGCAACATTCCTAG GTGGTATAAACAAGCCTAAACAGCCCAAGTCCGTCATAGGTCTCTTCCGGCGTGAGAGTTCCAGCTCCAAGGCCGGCAGCACCGGAATCGGCAGTACGGGTACCGTGGATGGCGCCGCCAGCAGCGCAGATCCCATGGTTGTGCCTTCCTCCCAAGCCATCCAACCGCCGGCGGTGGGTGGCGGACCGGGTCCGTCGACATCGATGCAAAATCCCCGGCTGGACAAGCGCTCCCAGTCGATATCATCCGGTTCGCTGGGCGCCGGAGCCCATCAACTCGGACCGGATGGCCATTCCGGTCCATTTCCGGTTACGGCTAGTCATCGGCGGAATGTGCGCAGAGGCTCCATGCTGGAGCTGAGCGG ACTCATTGCAACTGGACGCAGGCCCAGTAGAATTTTGCAATTTAGTCCAGGAGCAACTAATTTACTAGAGTCAGCCACGATCACAAGTCCTTCTcctccaccacctcctcctactactactactactactacttcAAGAACAACGAAAACAACAAGTACATCTACCACCAAGAACCACACCAACAATTCAACAGAAACCACATCAGGCAGTGCGAGTTACTCGACGCCAACCTCCCCGAGATCGGAGGATAGCGCCACATACTATCCAAA TGACACAATACCCGAGGAGTCGTCGTACCAGCATGGCCACTCCAAGTCCCTCTGCGAGCCGGCGGATTCGGATGACTGGGATGGAGCACCTCTGTCCGCCGCCAGCGGGGCTAACAGCGAGAGAATGATGCGGAGCGGGCGGGAACCGCTCCTGCCACGCCCCTCCAACACACCCCGCGCCCAAATCCGACGCATGAACGCCGGGGCCGTGGGCGGGGCAGTTGGTAGCCTGGGCGGCCGTAAGAATCAGGTGACCAAAGCCCTACTCGACTACGAGGACTCCGAAACGGACTCCGAAGAggacgacgatgatgatgaggaCGAGGATTTCGATCTGTACGATGACGAGAACATTGTGGTGACCACCTTTACCACGCCAGCAGCTCCGGGCGCCAGGAGACCCGGATCGAGTCCTGGTTCCGGATCGgatgccaccaccaccacgacGAGCATTCGGctgacccgcaacaacgacgAGAGCATCATTTGA